Genomic segment of Corynebacterium urealyticum DSM 7109:
TACAACCACCCCGAGCACGATCCACGGGGTCGCAGAGCCGCGCTGCCCGCCGCGACGACCCGCCGAGCGGGAGGACGCCGCCCCCGCAGCACCCGCGGCGCTGGCCTTGCGCGGCCCTTGGGCGGGACCCTGCCGCGGCGGGACAGCCGTACCCGGGCCCGACACGACCTGGCTGAGCTCCGCGTCGGAATCCTCAGGAGCAGCACCCCGGGCACCACCGTGAGCAGCGAAGACGTCCGTATGGGCGGCGGCGTCGGCAGCGGACAGGGCCGCCGGGCGAGGGGCCGGAGCCCCGGAAAGGACAGCGGCGGTGGCCTCCGCGAGCTCCTGGCCATCGGCGTAGCGGGCACGCGGGCTCTTGCGCAGGCAGGTGTTCACCAGCTCGCGCAGCGGGGCGCTGAGCTCCTCGGGCAGGGGCTCCGGCTGTTCGGAAATATGCTTGATCGCCACCGAGACGGAGGAGTCCCCGCGGAATGGCCGGTGGCCAGCCAGCACCTCGTAGGCCACCACGCCGAGGGAGTAGACATCGGAAGCGGCGGTGACCTCCCGGCCCTGCGCCTGCTCGGGGGAGACGTACTGGGCCGTGCCCACCACCATGCCGGTCTGGGTCAGCGGCACGGCCTGCGCGGCCTTCGCGATACCGAAGTCCGTGATCTTCACCGTGCCATCGGCGGTGAGCAGCAGGTTGGCGGGCTTGATATCCCGGTGCACCGTACCGGTGGCGTGGATCGCCGCCAGGCCCATCGCGGTCTGCCGGATCAGGTCCAAGGCCAGGGGCTCCGGCAGCTGGCGCTCGCGGCGCAGCACATCCGCCAGGCTCTCGCCGCGCACGTACTCCATCACGATGTAGCAGAACACCGCACGGGTCTCGTTCGTGGGCTGGGAGCCGTCCGCGGAAATCTCCCCGTAGTCATAGGTGGCGACCACATTCGGGGAATCGAAGTGCTCCGCGGCCTCCGCCTCGTTGCGGAAGCGCTCGCGGAACTCCGGGCTCTCCGTGTATTCGGGTTTCAGGATCTTGATGGCCACGTCCCGCTGCGCCACGGTGTCGCGGGCGAGCCACACCGTGGACATCCCGCCTCGGCCGACGATCCAGCTCAGCTGGTAGCGCTCACCCAATAGCCGCTGGGTGTACTCGATATCCGTGCGGTCCGGCTGGTTCTGCTCTGGGTGCTCAGTCATTCTTAGCGCTGCTCCTGCTCCGCGGCTGCGATGACGGCACGGCCGATCGGGCTGGCCACGGCGTTACCCGTGGCGCCCTGGCCCATGCCGCCACCGTTTTCCACCAGGACGGCGACGGCCACGTCCGCCTCAGTGGAAAACGCGATGTACCACGTGTGCGGGGCGGCCGCGCCGCGAACCTCGCCGTGCTCGGCGGTACCGGTCTTCGACGCGATGGTGGCCGAGCCGCCGCCACCGCGCTCGGAGCCCTGCATGAGCTCCTTGAGCTGCTCTGCCGTCTCCTTCGGAATCGCCCGGTTCAGCCGCTTTGGCTTCGTCTCCTTCAGGGTCTTCAGATCCGGGCCCGTGATCTTGGAGACCAGGTGCGGCTCCATGCGCACGCCACCATTGGCGATCGTCGCCGCGATCACGGCGTTCTGCAGCGGGGTCAGGGAGACATCGCGCTGGCCGATCGCGGACTGGCCCAGGGCCGCCTTGTCCGGCAGGTCACCCAGCGTCGAGCGCTGCATGCCCAGCCCCAGGCCCTCGTAGCTATCACCCACGCCGAAGGCCTCCGCGGTCTTACGGAAAAGATCATCGCCGTGCTTGACGCTCAGTTCGACGAAGGGCACGTTGCAGGACTTCTCGAAGGCCACTCGCAGCGTGGTGGTCTCCCCGCCCGCGCAGCGCTGGCCGTCGTAGTTCTCTAGGGTCGTGACCGTGTCCGGCAGCGTGGTCTGGCTGGCGGCGCTGACCGGAGTATCCGCATTATCGCCGGCCTGTAGTGCGGCGGCGGTGGTGATCACCTTGAAGGTCGAGCCCGGGGGTTGGGTCACCTGGGTCGAGCGGTTCAGCAGCGGGGAACCTGCGTCCTGTCTGAGGGCCTCGAAGTTCGCGGCCGCTGCCTCCGGGGACTGATCCGTGATCGCGCTCGGGTTATAGGAGGGCGTGCTGGCCATCGCCAGCACCGCGCCCGTCGAGGGGCGCAGGGCCACGACAGAGCCGGAGTAACCCTTGCTAGCCAGCTCGTTGTAGGCCACCTGCTGCACCTGCGGGCTTAAGGTGAGCTCCACATTCGCGCCGCGGACCTCCTTGCCGGAGATCTGGTCCCACATACGACGAGCGAAGAGGCTGTCGTCCTCACCCGAGAGAATGGCATTCTGGCTGGCCTCGATACCGGAGGCACCGAAGCGGTCGGAGAAGTAACCCTCCACCGAGCCGAAGGCCTCTGGGGCGTAGACGTAGCGGCGGTTGTAGTAGCCGTTATCGTCCCGCACGGACTCGGCCAGTACCTGCCCGCCAGCGGAGATCTGCCCGCGCTGGCGCTGCTTCATGTCATAGAACTGGCGCGCGTTCAGCGGGTTCTCCGCCAGCTCCTTGGTCTGGAAGGCCTGAATATAGGTCAGGTTGATCAGCAGAATGACCGTCAAGATCATGCTGAAGATGGCTACGGCTTTAATCGGTCGATTCACGCGAGCTCACCTTCCGCGTTGTTCTGCGCAGCCCCCTGCTTCTCCTCGGACTTGGCATCTGTCCCGCCGGACTTGCTGCCCTCGTCCTGCACCGCGCGCCGGGCGCGGGCAGAGTCAGAGATCCGCAGCAGGATCGCCAGCAGGATGTAGTTCGCCAACAGCGAGGAGCCACCGTGGGCAAGGAATGGGGTCGTCAGGCCGGTCATCGGCATGAGCTTGGAAATACCCGCCACGACAACGAAGACCTGCACCGCGACCGTCAGGGACAGGCCAGCGGCGACGAGTTTGCCGAAGGAATCGCTGGCGTGCATGCTCACCGTGAAGCCGCGGAGCACGAAGATTGCGTACAGAAGCAGGATCGCGGATAGGCCGATCAGGCCGAGCTCCTCGCCGAAGGCGGAGAGGATGAAGTCCGACTGCACCACCGGGATCAGCTCCGGATAGCCCTCGCCGAGCCCCTTGCCGGTGATCCCGCCGTAGGAGAGGCCAAACAGGGACTGCGCGAGCTGCAGACCCCGGTTGTGGAAGTCCGCGAACGGGTCCACGAAGTTCGCCACACGGGTCTGGATCTTGTCGGACACCTGGTACACCGCGACCGCGCCGACCGAGGCCAGCCCCACGCCGAGCACCACCCAGGAGGCGCGCTCCGTCACGATGTACAGCATCCCCAGCACGGTGGCGAAGAGAAGCAGGGCCGGGCCGAAGTCGTTCTGCGCGGCGGAAATGACCATCGCCAGTCCCCACACGAGGAACAGCGGTCCCATGTCGCGCATGCGGGGGAACTGTAGCCCCAGCAGGCTCTTACCCGTCACGGAGAACAGGCGTCGCTTGCTGACCAGGAGTGCGGCGAAGAACAGCAGCAGCAGGATCTTCGCGAACTCGCCCGGCTGGATGGAGAAAGGCCCGATAGAGATCCACACGTTGGCGTCCGCATTGAGGCTGGTCGGCCACACGATTGGCAGCGCGAGCAACACCAGCCCCACCAGGCCCATCAGATAGGCGTAGTCCTGCAGCGAGCGGTGGTCTTTCAGGAACACCAGCACCGCCACCAGCAGGCCCACGCCGATAACCATCCACATGATCTGCGACTTTGCCAGGGACATGCCCGTGGCCAGGTCAATGCGGTAAATCATCACCAGACCCAGCCCGTTGAGGAGAGCTGCGACGGGCAGTATCACCTGATCCGCGTCGGGGGCCACCCAGTTCATCACCAGGTGCGCGACCAGGAAGATGAGGAAGAACCCACCGACCAGCAGGAAGATGCTGGAGCTGAGCTCATTGCCCTGCGCCAGCTCCAGCGATACGACCGCCGTCAGGGTGACCACTGCGGTGAGCAGCAGCAGCCAGGCTTCGGTCATTCTCTTAAAAAAGCCCTTGGTCAATTCACTTCACCTCCCGGCAGGACACGCCGGGGGTCGTCAGGTCCTCAGCGCCCTTCCTGGCGGTGCTCGTGGCTCGGTCTGCGCCGGGGCGCTTCCCATTGTCCTTCTTCTCGCGGGTGACACACACCGGCAGGGTTTCCTCTGCCAGTCGATTCACCTGCTCGACGACGGCCTGGTAGCTGTCCTCCGGCATGCTCTCGACGGTGCTTCGCGCCGAGGGGGTCAGGTCGGAGGTCAGGAAGAGGTGGCAGTCCTCGGGGGAGCCATTATCTGCGCCGATGAGTCGCACGGAGGCAGATTCATCGAGGCAGATCCGCTGGTGCGTGGAGTTCAGGGAGAGGCCCAGCAGGGAGCCGGGCACCCCGTTCTTCACGACGATCTGCTTGCCCTCCACGGCGACGAAGTAGGTCTCGCCGATCTTCTGGTAACCGAAGAATCCGGCGATTCCGAGCCCAACGACGAGGATGCATGCGACGACCAGGGCGATCCAGCCCCGTCCCCGTTTCTTTTTAGGGACGTCGGTTCCGTCTGCGCTGGTGGGTTCCGCCGCGCCGGATGCGGGCGCAGCAGCCGGCTCCGAACCAGGGTCGCCAAGGGTGGCTACCCCAGCCGGCTCCGAAACCTCCTCGGGATCCTTCGGGGGCCGAGGCGCCCGCGAGCTCGTCACGCTGGCGCCACTGGCAGCGGCGCGGGCCGCGGGCGTATCGAAGCTGCGGCTCTCCTGCATAGTGGGGGAGGCAGCACCAGCGAGCACTGGGGTCTCCGGCAGCGGGCCGCGACCAGCAGAACCTGCCGCGTTACCCTCGCCTGACGCGTCGTCCTCGACATCGGCGAGGTCCACAACATCCGCGACGACGACGGTGACGTTATCTGGTCCACCGCCGCGCAGCGCCATCTCGACGAGGCGATCGGCTGCGGTGGCAGGGTCGTAGGCGTTCAGAATGTCCCGCATCGTGTCGAGGCTCACCGGATCGGAGAGGCCATCGGAACACAGCATGTAGCGGTCGCCCGGCAGCACCTCAAACTCCGTGAAGGTTGGCTCCACGGGCCGGCCGGTAAGCGCCTTGAGGATCAGGGAGCGCTGGGGGTGGGAGCTGGCGTCCGTGGCGTCGAGCTTGCCCTCGTCCACGAGGGTCTGGACGAAAGTATCGTCCTTCGTGATCTGCGTGAGCTCCCCGTCGCGTAGCCGGTAGGCGCGGGAGTCGCCGACGTGGCACATCGCGGCCTTAGCGTTGCTGAATAGGATCGCGGTGAGGGTGCAGCCCATGCCCTCCAGCTGTGGGTTCTCATCCACGTGGGAGGCGATGCGCTCATTGCCCTCATCCACCGCGCGCTCCAGCACGGAGGTGAGGCGGCGGCGCTCATCCGGCTCGTCCAGGAGCGGAGAGTCCAGCGTCCGCAGGGTGTCCACCAAGAAGCGGCTGGCGACCTCGCCGGCCGCGTGGCCACCCATGCCATCGGCGAGAGCCAGCAGGCGCGGGCCCGCGTAGGCTGAGTCCTCATTATTCGTGCGCACCAAACCGCGGTCGGAGGATGCGGCGAAATCTAAAGCCAAGCGCTGATCCGTCATTGCTCCATCCTCACCTGGGTCTGCCCGATCCGGACTTCCATTCCCTCGGCGAGCCGTTCCGGCTGGTCAATGCGTTGGCCGTTCAGCCACGTGCCGTTGCGGGAATCCTGATCCTCGATGAACCAGTCCCGACCCCGGCGGATGAGCCGGGCATGGGTGCCCGACGCGAAATCATCCTCCAGCTGCAGTGTGGACACCGAGGAACGGCCGATCGTGATCTCGTCGTAGCCCTGGAAGTTCAGTGTGGTCCCGGTCAGCGGGCCACTGGTGATGATCAGGGACTTCGGCGGATTCGTGCGGTGACGCGTGCCCCGGAAACCGCTGCTAGACGTGCCACCAGCCAGGCCAACATGGGGGGCGGCGTAGCCCATCGGCGCGCCACCACCAGCGGCAGCCCCGGGGTTCGCCGCGTAGTTCAGATCCTTGCGAAGCGCGCGGAGTGTCATCCAAATGAAGAACCACAGCAGCACGAGCAGGCCGATCTTGACCACTAGTAACAGCGTGGTGTGCACGGTCTTCACTCCTTATATATCGGGCATACGTGAGCAGACGGGCCGCAGGGGCGGCCGAAGTTGTCCGGGTTTTAACTCTAGTTTAGTGAGCAGACACGCGTATAGGGGGTGGAGTGAATAGCCAAGCCCTCACGAAGCCCCCGCAAAACCCCCGAGGCAATAAACGGTAGGGGGTTGGAACGCCCTAGTGGTGGAAGCGGACCTCGATCTCGGAGTGGCCCACGGCGATGACGTCC
This window contains:
- a CDS encoding serine/threonine-protein kinase; this encodes MTEHPEQNQPDRTDIEYTQRLLGERYQLSWIVGRGGMSTVWLARDTVAQRDVAIKILKPEYTESPEFRERFRNEAEAAEHFDSPNVVATYDYGEISADGSQPTNETRAVFCYIVMEYVRGESLADVLRRERQLPEPLALDLIRQTAMGLAAIHATGTVHRDIKPANLLLTADGTVKITDFGIAKAAQAVPLTQTGMVVGTAQYVSPEQAQGREVTAASDVYSLGVVAYEVLAGHRPFRGDSSVSVAIKHISEQPEPLPEELSAPLRELVNTCLRKSPRARYADGQELAEATAAVLSGAPAPRPAALSAADAAAHTDVFAAHGGARGAAPEDSDAELSQVVSGPGTAVPPRQGPAQGPRKASAAGAAGAASSRSAGRRGGQRGSATPWIVLGVVVALGLGVIGYLLLSDSNSSTQEQETKTVTSEVTTSPTQEEYVPQQPVDPRPEKTQPSEDNGSDDGETSSTRPERPTQSSTRPGRPTRTQPTPSSSRPPSQPSQPTAPTEDDPVPPAPDPGGEQPNPGTNAEGPTGTGTSNPADGKVGALGLRAI
- a CDS encoding PP2C family protein-serine/threonine phosphatase, with the protein product MTDQRLALDFAASSDRGLVRTNNEDSAYAGPRLLALADGMGGHAAGEVASRFLVDTLRTLDSPLLDEPDERRRLTSVLERAVDEGNERIASHVDENPQLEGMGCTLTAILFSNAKAAMCHVGDSRAYRLRDGELTQITKDDTFVQTLVDEGKLDATDASSHPQRSLILKALTGRPVEPTFTEFEVLPGDRYMLCSDGLSDPVSLDTMRDILNAYDPATAADRLVEMALRGGGPDNVTVVVADVVDLADVEDDASGEGNAAGSAGRGPLPETPVLAGAASPTMQESRSFDTPAARAAASGASVTSSRAPRPPKDPEEVSEPAGVATLGDPGSEPAAAPASGAAEPTSADGTDVPKKKRGRGWIALVVACILVVGLGIAGFFGYQKIGETYFVAVEGKQIVVKNGVPGSLLGLSLNSTHQRICLDESASVRLIGADNGSPEDCHLFLTSDLTPSARSTVESMPEDSYQAVVEQVNRLAEETLPVCVTREKKDNGKRPGADRATSTARKGAEDLTTPGVSCREVK
- a CDS encoding FHA domain-containing protein, whose translation is MHTTLLLVVKIGLLVLLWFFIWMTLRALRKDLNYAANPGAAAGGGAPMGYAAPHVGLAGGTSSSGFRGTRHRTNPPKSLIITSGPLTGTTLNFQGYDEITIGRSSVSTLQLEDDFASGTHARLIRRGRDWFIEDQDSRNGTWLNGQRIDQPERLAEGMEVRIGQTQVRMEQ
- a CDS encoding penicillin-binding transpeptidase domain-containing protein; protein product: MNRPIKAVAIFSMILTVILLINLTYIQAFQTKELAENPLNARQFYDMKQRQRGQISAGGQVLAESVRDDNGYYNRRYVYAPEAFGSVEGYFSDRFGASGIEASQNAILSGEDDSLFARRMWDQISGKEVRGANVELTLSPQVQQVAYNELASKGYSGSVVALRPSTGAVLAMASTPSYNPSAITDQSPEAAAANFEALRQDAGSPLLNRSTQVTQPPGSTFKVITTAAALQAGDNADTPVSAASQTTLPDTVTTLENYDGQRCAGGETTTLRVAFEKSCNVPFVELSVKHGDDLFRKTAEAFGVGDSYEGLGLGMQRSTLGDLPDKAALGQSAIGQRDVSLTPLQNAVIAATIANGGVRMEPHLVSKITGPDLKTLKETKPKRLNRAIPKETAEQLKELMQGSERGGGGSATIASKTGTAEHGEVRGAAAPHTWYIAFSTEADVAVAVLVENGGGMGQGATGNAVASPIGRAVIAAAEQEQR
- a CDS encoding FtsW/RodA/SpoVE family cell cycle protein, which translates into the protein MTEAWLLLLTAVVTLTAVVSLELAQGNELSSSIFLLVGGFFLIFLVAHLVMNWVAPDADQVILPVAALLNGLGLVMIYRIDLATGMSLAKSQIMWMVIGVGLLVAVLVFLKDHRSLQDYAYLMGLVGLVLLALPIVWPTSLNADANVWISIGPFSIQPGEFAKILLLLFFAALLVSKRRLFSVTGKSLLGLQFPRMRDMGPLFLVWGLAMVISAAQNDFGPALLLFATVLGMLYIVTERASWVVLGVGLASVGAVAVYQVSDKIQTRVANFVDPFADFHNRGLQLAQSLFGLSYGGITGKGLGEGYPELIPVVQSDFILSAFGEELGLIGLSAILLLYAIFVLRGFTVSMHASDSFGKLVAAGLSLTVAVQVFVVVAGISKLMPMTGLTTPFLAHGGSSLLANYILLAILLRISDSARARRAVQDEGSKSGGTDAKSEEKQGAAQNNAEGELA